The proteins below come from a single Microbacterium sp. SLBN-154 genomic window:
- a CDS encoding aconitate hydratase: MSTVDSFGAKSTLTVGSTDYEIFRIDAVPGYEKLPFSLKVLLENLLRTEDGANVTKQQIEALGSWDPTAEPDTEIQFTPARVVMQDFTGVPCIVDLATMREAVADLGGDPTRINPLAPAELVIDHSVIADLFGRPDAFERNVEIEYERNGERYQFLRWGQTAFDDFKVVPPGTGIVHQVNIEHLAKVTYTRTVGGSLRAYPDTCVGTDSHTTMVNGLGVLGWGVGGIEAEAAMLGQPVSMLIPKVVGFKLTGSIPAGVTATDVVLTITDMLRKHGVVGKFVEFYGDGVASVPLANRATIGNMSPEFGSTAAIFPIDAVTVDYLRLTGRSDEQLALVEEYSKAQTLWHDPSREPDFSEYLELDLGTVVPSIAGPKRPQDRIELTAAKTQFEKDLLDYAEAGPETRVDEAVEGTFPASDPVGFTPDDENISDRVVTADHRSHAPAAVSKPTPVTTSDGASYTLDHGAVTIAAITSCTNTSNPSVMLAAGLLARNAAKKGLKAKPWVKTTLAPGSKVVTDYYEKAGLTDDLEALGFYTVGYGCTTCIGNSGPLIEEVSAAVNDNDLAVTAVLSGNRNFEGRINPDVKMNYLASPPLVIAYALAGSMNFDFETDPLGTDSQGNDVFLKDIWPSPAEVQQTIDSSISTDMFEKQYGAVFEGDERWRSLPTPTGATFEWDDASTYVRKPPYFDGMALQPDPVSDIAGARVLAKLGDSVTTDHISPAGSIKADSPAGRYLQSHGVDKKDFNSYGSRRGNHEVMIRGTFANIRLRNQLLDGVEGGFTRDFTQDGGPQSFIYDASENYQQAGVPLVILAGKEYGSGSSRDWAAKGTRLLGVRAVIAESYERIHRSNLIGMGVIPLQFPAGESASSLGLDGTEVFTITGIEELNAGSTPKTVHVIAEPTDASGGGKAPVEFDAVVRIDTPGEADYYRNGGILQYVLRSLV; encoded by the coding sequence GTGTCCACAGTTGACAGCTTCGGTGCCAAGAGCACCCTGACGGTCGGCAGCACCGACTATGAGATCTTCCGCATCGACGCGGTCCCGGGATACGAGAAGCTGCCGTTCAGCCTCAAGGTCCTGCTGGAGAACCTGCTGCGCACCGAAGACGGTGCGAACGTCACCAAGCAGCAGATCGAGGCCCTCGGTTCGTGGGACCCCACCGCCGAACCCGACACCGAGATCCAGTTCACCCCCGCTCGAGTGGTCATGCAGGACTTCACCGGCGTCCCCTGCATCGTCGATCTCGCCACGATGCGCGAGGCCGTGGCCGACCTGGGCGGCGACCCCACCCGCATCAACCCGCTCGCGCCCGCCGAGCTCGTGATCGACCACTCGGTCATCGCCGACCTCTTCGGCCGTCCGGACGCGTTCGAGCGCAATGTCGAGATCGAGTACGAGCGCAACGGCGAGCGCTACCAGTTCCTGCGCTGGGGACAGACGGCGTTCGACGACTTCAAGGTCGTGCCGCCCGGGACCGGCATCGTGCACCAGGTGAACATCGAGCACCTCGCGAAGGTCACCTACACCCGCACCGTCGGAGGGAGCCTGCGCGCGTACCCCGACACCTGCGTCGGGACCGACTCGCACACCACGATGGTCAACGGCCTCGGCGTGCTCGGCTGGGGCGTGGGCGGCATCGAGGCCGAGGCGGCCATGCTCGGCCAGCCCGTCTCGATGCTCATCCCCAAGGTGGTCGGATTCAAGCTCACCGGCAGCATTCCTGCCGGCGTCACCGCGACCGACGTCGTCCTGACCATCACCGACATGCTCCGGAAGCACGGTGTGGTGGGGAAGTTCGTCGAGTTCTACGGCGACGGCGTCGCCTCCGTGCCGCTGGCCAACCGCGCCACGATCGGCAACATGAGCCCCGAGTTCGGCTCCACCGCCGCCATCTTCCCGATCGACGCGGTGACGGTCGACTACCTACGCCTCACCGGGCGATCCGATGAACAGCTCGCCCTGGTAGAGGAGTACTCCAAGGCCCAGACGCTTTGGCACGACCCGTCGCGCGAGCCCGACTTCAGCGAGTACCTCGAACTGGATCTCGGCACCGTCGTCCCCTCGATCGCCGGACCCAAGCGCCCGCAGGATCGCATCGAGCTGACCGCGGCGAAGACCCAGTTCGAGAAGGATCTCCTCGACTACGCCGAGGCCGGACCCGAAACGCGGGTCGACGAAGCCGTCGAGGGCACCTTCCCGGCATCCGACCCGGTGGGCTTCACCCCGGACGACGAGAACATCTCCGATCGCGTCGTGACCGCCGATCACCGCAGCCACGCCCCGGCGGCGGTCTCCAAGCCGACACCGGTCACGACCTCGGACGGCGCCTCGTACACGCTGGACCACGGCGCGGTCACGATCGCCGCCATCACCTCGTGCACGAACACCTCCAACCCGTCGGTGATGCTCGCCGCCGGCCTTCTCGCGCGAAATGCGGCCAAGAAGGGCCTCAAGGCCAAGCCGTGGGTCAAGACGACGCTTGCGCCGGGATCGAAGGTCGTCACCGACTACTACGAGAAGGCGGGGCTGACCGACGATCTCGAGGCGCTGGGCTTCTACACCGTCGGCTACGGCTGCACCACCTGCATCGGCAACTCCGGGCCTCTCATCGAGGAGGTCTCGGCCGCGGTCAACGACAACGACCTCGCCGTGACGGCCGTGCTGTCGGGCAACCGCAACTTCGAGGGGCGCATCAACCCCGACGTGAAGATGAACTACCTCGCGAGCCCGCCGCTCGTGATCGCCTACGCGCTGGCGGGGTCGATGAACTTCGACTTCGAGACCGACCCTCTGGGCACCGACAGCCAGGGCAACGACGTCTTCCTCAAGGACATCTGGCCGAGCCCCGCCGAGGTGCAGCAGACGATCGATTCGTCGATCTCGACCGACATGTTCGAGAAGCAGTACGGCGCCGTGTTCGAGGGCGACGAGCGGTGGCGCTCGCTTCCCACACCCACCGGTGCGACCTTCGAGTGGGACGACGCCTCGACCTATGTGCGCAAGCCCCCGTACTTCGACGGCATGGCGCTGCAGCCCGACCCGGTGAGCGACATCGCCGGGGCCCGCGTGCTGGCCAAGCTCGGCGACTCGGTCACCACCGACCACATCTCGCCGGCGGGATCGATCAAGGCCGACAGCCCGGCGGGCCGGTACCTCCAGTCGCACGGCGTCGACAAGAAGGACTTCAACTCCTACGGCTCGCGTCGCGGCAACCACGAGGTCATGATCCGCGGGACGTTCGCGAACATCCGGCTGCGCAACCAGCTCCTGGACGGCGTCGAGGGCGGCTTCACCCGCGACTTCACCCAGGACGGCGGGCCGCAGTCCTTCATCTACGACGCATCGGAGAACTACCAGCAGGCCGGAGTGCCGCTGGTGATCCTCGCCGGCAAGGAGTACGGCTCGGGGTCGTCGCGCGACTGGGCGGCCAAGGGCACGCGCCTGCTGGGCGTCCGCGCCGTCATCGCCGAGAGCTACGAGCGGATCCACCGCTCGAACCTCATCGGCATGGGCGTCATCCCGCTCCAGTTCCCTGCAGGGGAGTCGGCGTCCTCGCTGGGCCTCGACGGCACCGAGGTGTTCACGATCACCGGCATCGAGGAGCTCAACGCCGGATCCACCCCGAAGACCGTGCACGTCATCGCCGAGCCCACCGACGCCTCGGGCGGCGGCAAGGCGCCGGTGGAGTTCGACGCCGTCGTGCGCATCGACACCCCCGGCGAAGCGGACTACTACCGCAACGGCGGGATCCTGCAGTACGTGCTGCGTTCCCTGGTCTGA
- a CDS encoding DUF3159 domain-containing protein, producing MNDSPTGVHAPDPEPAPGAGDQRASELLGAALGGAAKRAGLDPTQQGSTGRVVWSAMGGWRGVLESVLPSLTFILTYTLVPGDTQEKLIPALAVSVGIAAVFTIVRLVQKSPPSAAIGGLVAAGVAAGLALITGNPSDNFIPGFITNAVYGSALLVSALVGWPIIGLAVGFLVGEGTRWRMDRRKRRAFFWLTIAWAALFAARLAVQFPIYLTSLDESQRDSAVALLGTLKLVMGIPLFAPLLAVTWLVVRALYPPAPK from the coding sequence GTGAACGACAGCCCGACGGGCGTCCACGCCCCCGACCCCGAACCCGCGCCCGGGGCCGGGGATCAGCGCGCCTCCGAGCTCCTCGGCGCCGCCCTCGGCGGGGCGGCCAAGCGCGCAGGCCTCGATCCGACCCAGCAGGGGAGCACCGGCCGCGTCGTCTGGTCGGCGATGGGCGGCTGGCGCGGGGTTCTCGAATCGGTGCTGCCGAGCCTGACGTTCATCCTCACCTACACCCTCGTGCCCGGCGACACTCAGGAGAAGCTGATTCCGGCCCTCGCCGTCTCGGTGGGCATCGCGGCGGTGTTCACGATCGTGCGCCTGGTGCAGAAATCGCCCCCCTCGGCGGCGATCGGCGGACTGGTCGCAGCGGGCGTGGCGGCAGGGCTGGCGCTGATCACGGGGAACCCCTCCGACAACTTCATCCCGGGTTTCATCACCAACGCCGTCTACGGCTCGGCGCTGCTGGTCTCCGCACTCGTCGGCTGGCCGATCATCGGTCTCGCGGTGGGTTTCCTCGTCGGCGAGGGAACGCGGTGGCGGATGGACCGTCGCAAGCGGCGGGCATTCTTCTGGCTCACCATCGCGTGGGCCGCGCTGTTCGCGGCGCGTCTGGCCGTGCAGTTCCCCATCTACTTGACCTCCCTGGACGAGAGTCAGCGCGACAGCGCGGTGGCGCTGCTGGGAACGCTCAAGCTCGTGATGGGCATTCCCCTCTTCGCTCCGCTGCTCGCGGTCACGTGGCTGGTGGTGCGCGCCCTCTATCCTCCCGCTCCCAAGTGA
- a CDS encoding DUF3093 domain-containing protein, translated as MSEPRRSGEQAVLYRERLGPSLWLLVAAALCGPMAALVFTPVDPTVALVVGAAVAALVVVALVAASPVVEVRDGMLRAGRARIEVRHLGGAEGFTGEEARRKRGVELHPRAWHLIRGGIDPVVVIALEDPDDPVPAWVVSTRTPDRLIAAIERARRGDAEPVTPRTPGRSVRRRPRGPAASGA; from the coding sequence ATGTCAGAGCCACGCCGCAGCGGCGAGCAGGCGGTGCTGTACCGCGAAAGACTGGGTCCGAGTCTGTGGCTGCTGGTGGCCGCCGCCCTGTGCGGACCGATGGCGGCCCTGGTCTTCACTCCCGTCGATCCCACGGTCGCCCTAGTCGTCGGCGCGGCGGTCGCTGCGCTCGTCGTCGTAGCTCTGGTCGCCGCCTCGCCGGTGGTGGAGGTCCGTGACGGGATGCTGCGGGCCGGACGGGCCCGCATCGAGGTGCGTCACCTCGGGGGGGCCGAGGGGTTCACCGGCGAGGAAGCCCGCCGTAAGCGCGGCGTGGAGCTGCACCCCCGGGCGTGGCACCTCATCCGCGGGGGGATCGACCCGGTCGTGGTCATCGCGCTCGAAGACCCCGACGACCCGGTGCCGGCGTGGGTGGTCTCGACCCGCACACCCGACCGCCTCATCGCTGCGATCGAGCGGGCGCGACGCGGCGACGCCGAGCCGGTTACGCCGCGCACTCCCGGCAGATCGGTCCGTCGCCGCCCTCGTGGTCCAGCTGCGAGCGGTGCTTGA
- the dxs gene encoding 1-deoxy-D-xylulose-5-phosphate synthase: MAILDTISNPRDLDGLSIEQLNELAAEIRAFLVENVSRTGGHLGPNLGAVELTIALHRVFDSPQDPVIFDTGHQSYVHKLLTGRQDFSGLRSRGGLAGYPQRSESVHDVVESSHASSSLSWADGVSRALSRTGRRDRHVVAVVGDGSLTGGMTWEALNNITDDNDRNLVIIVNDNGRSYAPTIGGMARFLNRVRTTEGYETLARGSADLFRRLGPAARALYRGVRGGTHGFLARFINNEALYSNLDIKYLGPVDGHDLEAMIETLELAKAHGAPVIVHAITEKGRGYEPARNDVADQFHAVGRIDPVTGEPLGGGSGTAWTDVFAEELVAVGEERPEIIGMTAAMLRPTGMLPFAQRFPDRVYDVGIAEQHAAASAAGLAFGGLHPVVAIYATFMNRAFDQVMMDVALHRAGVTFVLDRAGVTGPDGPSHHGMWDLAMLQIVPHIRIAAPRDAERLREEFREAVAVEDAPTVIRFPKGSVSPDLPAVERLADGVDVLSRSDAQDVLIIGIGPMAHLAMDVADRLGAQGIGATVIDPRWVVPVQPSIVDLAASHRLVITIEDGIRVGGIGTRVRQVLRESGIDTAVDELGLPDEFIDHASREQILEDAGLTATKIAQDVVSQVLGTRIPVARPSGDDGSLWLAEPARLSDAEK, translated from the coding sequence GTGGCGATCCTCGACACGATCTCGAACCCTCGTGACCTCGACGGGCTCAGCATCGAGCAGCTCAACGAACTGGCCGCGGAGATCCGCGCCTTCCTGGTGGAGAATGTCTCCCGCACGGGCGGGCATCTCGGACCCAATCTCGGGGCAGTGGAACTCACCATCGCGCTGCACCGGGTCTTCGACTCCCCGCAGGATCCGGTGATCTTCGACACCGGACATCAGTCCTACGTGCACAAGCTCCTCACCGGCCGGCAGGATTTCTCGGGTCTGCGTTCGCGCGGCGGCCTGGCGGGCTACCCGCAGCGTTCCGAGAGCGTCCACGACGTCGTGGAGTCCTCTCACGCGTCCAGCTCGCTGAGCTGGGCGGACGGCGTCTCGCGCGCGCTCAGCCGCACGGGCCGCCGGGATCGCCACGTCGTGGCCGTTGTAGGGGACGGTTCGCTCACGGGCGGCATGACGTGGGAGGCCCTGAACAACATCACCGACGACAACGACCGGAACCTGGTCATCATCGTCAATGACAACGGGCGATCGTACGCTCCGACGATCGGCGGGATGGCGCGATTCCTGAACCGCGTCCGCACGACCGAGGGGTACGAAACGCTCGCGCGAGGCTCGGCCGACCTGTTCCGCCGCCTCGGGCCCGCCGCCCGCGCTCTCTATCGCGGCGTCCGCGGAGGTACCCACGGCTTCCTCGCGCGCTTCATCAACAACGAGGCGTTGTATTCCAATCTCGACATCAAGTACCTCGGACCCGTCGACGGGCACGACCTCGAGGCGATGATCGAGACGCTGGAGCTGGCGAAGGCGCACGGCGCACCCGTGATCGTCCACGCCATCACCGAGAAGGGCCGCGGCTACGAGCCGGCCCGCAATGACGTCGCCGACCAGTTCCATGCTGTGGGCCGCATCGACCCGGTGACCGGTGAGCCGCTGGGCGGCGGTTCTGGAACGGCCTGGACGGACGTCTTCGCCGAGGAGCTCGTGGCTGTCGGCGAAGAGCGTCCTGAGATCATCGGGATGACCGCGGCGATGCTGCGTCCGACCGGCATGCTTCCCTTCGCGCAGCGTTTCCCCGACCGCGTCTATGACGTGGGCATCGCCGAGCAGCACGCCGCAGCATCCGCCGCCGGTCTGGCGTTCGGTGGTCTGCATCCGGTGGTGGCGATCTACGCGACGTTCATGAACCGCGCGTTCGATCAAGTGATGATGGATGTCGCGCTGCACCGCGCGGGCGTCACGTTCGTCCTCGATCGCGCGGGCGTCACCGGCCCCGACGGACCGAGTCATCACGGGATGTGGGATCTGGCGATGCTGCAGATCGTGCCGCATATCCGGATCGCCGCGCCACGCGACGCCGAGCGGCTTCGCGAGGAGTTCCGCGAGGCCGTCGCGGTGGAGGATGCTCCGACGGTGATCCGCTTCCCCAAGGGGAGCGTCAGCCCCGACCTGCCCGCCGTCGAACGTCTCGCAGACGGGGTCGACGTCCTGTCGCGCTCGGACGCGCAGGATGTCCTCATCATCGGCATCGGACCGATGGCGCACCTCGCGATGGATGTCGCGGATCGCCTCGGCGCACAGGGGATCGGGGCCACCGTCATCGACCCCCGCTGGGTCGTTCCCGTGCAGCCCTCCATCGTGGACCTCGCCGCGTCCCACCGGCTCGTCATCACCATCGAAGACGGCATCCGCGTCGGTGGGATCGGAACGCGCGTTCGTCAGGTCCTCCGGGAGTCGGGCATCGACACGGCCGTGGATGAACTCGGCCTGCCCGACGAGTTCATCGATCACGCCAGCCGGGAGCAGATTCTGGAGGATGCGGGGCTGACAGCGACCAAGATCGCACAGGACGTCGTTTCGCAGGTGCTCGGCACCCGCATCCCGGTCGCACGTCCGAGCGGTGACGACGGGTCGCTCTGGCTCGCCGAGCCGGCACGGCTCAGCGACGCGGAGAAGTGA
- a CDS encoding 3-hydroxyacyl-CoA dehydrogenase NAD-binding domain-containing protein codes for MTNTSSEQYAEIDFSPLSALTDDEVVTHSPVSDVRLPSGKVLALITLDNGRDHTRPNTLGPATLTELGATLDSLKKRADAGEIDAVGITGKQYILAAGADLSDITKVDSRDTARLVAQLGHRVLGQLSELGVPSFAFVNGLALGGGLEIALNSTYRTVDASAAAIALPEVFLGIIPGWGGAYLLPNLIGIENALEVVISNPLKQNRMLKPQQAYDYGIVDAIFPAANFLEDSLRWADGVLGGRKVERKNEPGKIERLTKWPIAIKMARGMLESKIGTVPRSPYVALDLLDKAKSGTRAEGFAREDEALADLVVGDQFAASMYAFDLVQKRAKRPVGAPDKALAKKVTKVGIIGAGLMASQFALLFVRKLQVPVLITDLDQARVDKGVAYIHDEIGKLEAKGRLDADTANRLRALVTGTTDKSLYADCDFVIEAVFEEVGVKQAVFAEIEAVVAEDAILATNTSSLSVEEIGAKLAHPDRLVGFHFFNPVAVMPLIEIVTTPKTSDAALSTAFVVAKGLGKSAVLTADAPGFVVNRLLAKVMGEAARAVYGGTPVVDVEKAFAPLGLPMGPFQLIDLVGWKVAAHVQDTMVRAFPDRFYANENFHALAELSEVVEKDKSGRVTGFTKAAEKVLKGHLGDSPASAETILTRVQDGLAQEIRIMLDENVVPAVEDIDLCLILGAGWPFIDGGASPYLDREGASQRVFGDTFHHPPIRGVASRG; via the coding sequence ATGACCAACACATCTTCCGAACAGTACGCCGAGATCGATTTCTCCCCCCTGTCCGCCCTCACCGATGACGAGGTGGTCACCCACTCCCCCGTCAGCGACGTCCGTCTGCCCTCGGGCAAGGTCCTCGCCCTCATCACCCTCGACAACGGTCGGGACCATACGCGCCCGAACACGCTCGGGCCCGCAACGCTCACCGAGCTCGGTGCGACGCTCGACTCGTTGAAGAAACGAGCGGATGCCGGGGAGATCGACGCGGTCGGCATCACCGGCAAGCAGTACATCCTGGCCGCCGGCGCCGATCTGAGCGACATCACCAAGGTCGACTCGCGCGACACCGCTCGCCTGGTCGCGCAGCTCGGTCACCGCGTGCTGGGGCAGCTGTCCGAGCTCGGCGTCCCCTCGTTCGCCTTCGTCAACGGGCTCGCCCTGGGCGGCGGACTCGAGATCGCCCTGAACTCGACCTACCGCACGGTCGACGCCTCCGCTGCGGCGATCGCGCTCCCCGAGGTCTTCCTCGGCATCATCCCGGGGTGGGGCGGCGCGTACCTGCTGCCGAACCTCATCGGAATCGAGAACGCCCTCGAGGTCGTGATCTCGAACCCGCTCAAGCAGAATCGGATGCTCAAACCCCAGCAGGCATACGACTACGGCATCGTCGACGCCATCTTCCCGGCAGCGAACTTCCTCGAGGATTCGCTGCGTTGGGCCGACGGCGTCCTGGGCGGACGCAAGGTCGAACGAAAGAACGAGCCGGGCAAGATCGAGCGTCTCACCAAATGGCCGATCGCGATCAAGATGGCCCGCGGCATGCTCGAATCGAAGATCGGGACCGTGCCGCGCTCCCCCTACGTCGCGCTCGATCTGTTGGACAAGGCCAAGTCCGGAACCAGGGCCGAAGGGTTCGCCCGAGAGGACGAAGCCCTCGCAGACCTCGTCGTCGGCGACCAGTTCGCGGCGTCGATGTACGCGTTCGACCTCGTGCAGAAGCGCGCGAAGCGCCCGGTCGGCGCTCCCGACAAGGCCCTGGCGAAGAAGGTCACCAAGGTCGGGATCATCGGCGCCGGGCTCATGGCAAGTCAGTTCGCGCTCCTGTTCGTGCGAAAGCTGCAGGTGCCCGTCCTCATCACCGACTTGGATCAGGCGCGCGTCGACAAGGGCGTCGCCTACATCCACGACGAGATCGGCAAGCTCGAGGCAAAGGGACGTCTGGACGCCGACACGGCCAACCGGCTGCGCGCCCTCGTGACGGGGACGACGGACAAGAGTCTGTACGCCGACTGCGACTTCGTCATCGAGGCGGTCTTCGAGGAGGTCGGGGTCAAGCAGGCCGTGTTCGCTGAGATCGAGGCGGTCGTCGCCGAGGACGCCATCCTCGCGACCAACACCTCCTCGCTGTCGGTCGAGGAGATCGGGGCGAAGCTCGCGCACCCCGATCGACTGGTCGGGTTCCACTTCTTCAACCCGGTCGCGGTCATGCCTCTCATCGAGATCGTCACCACCCCGAAGACCTCGGACGCGGCCCTGTCCACCGCCTTCGTCGTGGCGAAGGGGCTCGGCAAGAGTGCGGTGCTCACTGCCGACGCACCCGGCTTCGTCGTCAACCGTCTGCTGGCCAAGGTCATGGGCGAGGCCGCACGCGCGGTCTATGGGGGGACCCCCGTCGTCGACGTCGAGAAGGCCTTCGCGCCGCTGGGGCTTCCGATGGGTCCGTTCCAGCTGATCGATCTCGTGGGGTGGAAGGTCGCCGCGCACGTTCAGGACACCATGGTGCGCGCGTTCCCCGACCGGTTCTACGCCAACGAGAACTTCCACGCCCTGGCGGAGCTGTCCGAGGTCGTCGAGAAGGACAAGTCGGGCCGGGTCACCGGCTTCACCAAGGCCGCGGAGAAGGTCCTCAAGGGCCACCTGGGCGACAGCCCGGCCTCGGCTGAGACCATCCTCACTCGCGTGCAGGACGGACTCGCCCAGGAGATCCGCATCATGCTCGACGAGAACGTCGTGCCGGCGGTCGAGGACATCGACCTCTGCCTCATCCTCGGTGCGGGCTGGCCGTTCATCGACGGTGGGGCATCGCCGTACCTCGACCGCGAGGGAGCGTCCCAGCGCGTGTTCGGCGACACCTTCCACCACCCGCCGATCCGCGGTGTCGCGTCGCGCGGTTAG
- a CDS encoding thiolase family protein: MAELSDVFFVDGMRTPFGRAGEKGMYWNTRADDLAVKATIGLMERNPSVPKDRIDDVAIAATSQTGDQGLTLGRSVALLAGLPQTVPGLAIDRMCAGAMTSVTTMGASIGVGMYDLALAGGVEHMGHHPIGGNADPNPRFVAEKMVDPGALNMGVTAERIFDRFPHLTKERSDRYGMLSQHKVQAAYDAGKIQSDLVPVAIKGADGAWGLATEDEGRRPQTTMDDLAGLKTPFRAHGRVTAGTSSPLTDGATMSLLAGGAAVKELGLRPKMRMVSFGFAGVQPEIMGIGPIPSTEKALKRAGLKIDDIGLFELNEAFAIQVISFLDHFGIADDDPRVNPWGGAIAFGHPLAASGVRLMIQLAAQFAERPDVRYGLTAMCVGLGQGGSVIWENPHYNGKKRK; this comes from the coding sequence GTGGCCGAGCTTTCCGACGTCTTCTTCGTCGACGGTATGCGTACCCCCTTCGGGCGCGCCGGCGAGAAGGGCATGTACTGGAACACCCGGGCTGATGATCTCGCCGTGAAGGCGACCATCGGGCTCATGGAACGCAACCCTTCGGTGCCGAAGGACCGCATCGACGACGTCGCCATCGCCGCGACGTCCCAGACCGGCGACCAGGGGCTCACCCTCGGTCGCAGCGTCGCCCTCCTCGCGGGGCTGCCGCAGACCGTTCCGGGCCTGGCGATCGACCGGATGTGCGCCGGCGCGATGACGAGCGTCACCACGATGGGCGCCTCCATCGGAGTCGGGATGTACGACCTCGCCCTCGCCGGCGGCGTCGAGCACATGGGGCACCACCCCATCGGCGGCAACGCCGACCCGAACCCGCGCTTCGTGGCGGAGAAGATGGTCGACCCCGGCGCCCTGAACATGGGCGTGACCGCGGAGCGGATCTTCGACCGTTTCCCGCACCTCACCAAGGAACGCTCCGACCGGTACGGCATGCTGAGCCAGCACAAGGTGCAGGCCGCCTACGACGCCGGGAAGATCCAGTCCGACCTGGTCCCCGTGGCCATCAAGGGCGCCGACGGCGCCTGGGGTCTCGCCACCGAAGACGAGGGACGCCGCCCGCAGACCACGATGGACGACCTCGCAGGGCTGAAGACGCCGTTCCGCGCACACGGGCGCGTGACGGCGGGAACCTCTTCACCGCTGACCGACGGCGCGACCATGTCGCTCCTGGCCGGCGGCGCCGCCGTCAAGGAACTGGGCCTGCGCCCCAAGATGCGGATGGTCTCCTTCGGCTTCGCCGGCGTCCAGCCCGAGATCATGGGCATCGGCCCGATCCCGTCCACCGAGAAGGCGTTGAAGCGCGCCGGGCTGAAGATCGACGACATCGGCCTGTTCGAGTTGAACGAGGCCTTCGCCATCCAGGTCATCTCCTTCCTCGACCACTTCGGCATCGCCGACGATGACCCTCGTGTGAACCCCTGGGGCGGTGCGATCGCCTTCGGACACCCCCTGGCTGCATCCGGCGTGCGCCTGATGATCCAGCTCGCCGCCCAGTTCGCCGAGCGGCCCGACGTCCGCTACGGCCTCACCGCGATGTGCGTCGGACTCGGGCAGGGCGGATCGGTCATCTGGGAGAACCCCCACTACAACGGCAAGAAGCGCAAGTAA
- the dut gene encoding dUTP diphosphatase, translating to MTETVDVLIIAPDVPAYSHPGDAGADLVSAEAVRLEPGQRALVGTGVRIALPEGFAAFVVPRSGLAAKHGITIVNSPGTVDAGYRGEIKVALLNTDRDTAFEIAPGDRIAQLIVMPVTRAAFVPVDDLPDSVRGAGGFGSTGYQKDGATA from the coding sequence GTGACTGAAACCGTGGACGTCCTCATTATCGCCCCCGACGTTCCGGCCTACTCCCACCCCGGCGATGCGGGTGCCGATCTGGTGTCCGCGGAGGCCGTGAGGCTGGAGCCCGGCCAGCGCGCCCTCGTCGGCACCGGCGTGCGGATCGCCCTTCCCGAGGGCTTCGCCGCCTTCGTCGTCCCCCGCAGCGGACTGGCCGCGAAGCACGGAATCACCATCGTCAACTCGCCGGGCACCGTCGACGCGGGCTACCGCGGCGAGATCAAGGTCGCCCTGCTGAACACCGACCGAGACACCGCGTTCGAGATCGCACCCGGCGACCGGATCGCCCAGCTCATCGTGATGCCCGTCACCCGGGCCGCGTTCGTGCCGGTCGACGACCTCCCCGACAGCGTCCGCGGCGCCGGGGGGTTCGGTTCGACCGGCTACCAGAAGGACGGAGCGACGGCATGA
- a CDS encoding DUF3710 domain-containing protein, translating to MTDATPQNTPKSAPADRATEGPFDEAEANPVRPYIDLGGIKVLPREGLNLRLEVEEQTKRIVAVGLDYADSTLQIQPFAAPRSAGLWEETREQIRQQIRQQGGRVEEREGPLGPELLAEVPVVAGPDGGAGKRIARFVGVDGPRWFLRGVIGGAAAADVDAAAKIEDLFRSIVVVRGTSPMPPRDLIPLRMPATPGTA from the coding sequence ATGACCGACGCGACACCGCAGAACACCCCCAAGAGCGCACCCGCCGATCGGGCGACCGAGGGGCCGTTCGATGAGGCGGAGGCCAATCCGGTCCGCCCTTACATCGATCTCGGAGGGATCAAGGTCCTCCCGCGTGAGGGTCTGAACCTGCGGCTGGAGGTGGAGGAGCAGACCAAGCGCATCGTCGCCGTGGGCTTGGACTACGCCGACTCGACACTGCAGATCCAGCCGTTCGCGGCACCGCGCTCGGCGGGGCTGTGGGAGGAGACGCGAGAGCAGATCCGTCAGCAGATCCGCCAACAGGGCGGGCGCGTCGAAGAGCGCGAGGGTCCGCTCGGACCCGAGCTGCTCGCCGAAGTGCCCGTCGTGGCAGGACCGGACGGGGGAGCGGGCAAGCGCATCGCCCGCTTCGTCGGCGTCGACGGGCCGCGTTGGTTCCTGCGCGGGGTCATCGGCGGGGCGGCGGCGGCCGACGTCGACGCTGCGGCGAAGATCGAGGACCTCTTCCGCTCCATCGTCGTGGTCCGCGGTACGTCGCCGATGCCGCCGCGCGATCTCATCCCCCTCCGCATGCCGGCTACGCCGGGCACGGCGTGA